In Bacteroides cellulosilyticus, the genomic stretch GGCTTTCAGCGATACGCGGGCAAAGTCTTTCAGTTCCTTCACCGGACGGGTGACGCTACTGAATTTATCACGGATATACAGTTGCACGATCTCCACTCCATCACGGTCGCCCGTATTCGTAACTTTTACACTCACATCCACCGTGCCGTCCTTAGTGATTTCTTTCTGTGCCAATTTCAGGTCATCATATTTATATGTAGTATAAGAAAGACCGTGACCGAACGGATAGAGCGGAGTGCTTGGCTTGCCTGCCGCATAAGGATGGAAGTATTGTGACGGCTTATGGTTGTATATCATCTGCAACTGACCTACGCTATGAGGGATTGTTATAGCCAACTTGGCTGACGGATTCACCTTACCATACAGAATTTCGGCTACTGCCTGCCCTCCGTACATCCCCGGTGCCCATGCTTCTACGATAGCGGGAAGATTTTCGGCCGCCCACTGCACACCGAGAGGACGTCCGTTCACCAAAATAAGAATAGTCGGCTTACCGGAAGCGGCCACTTTCTCTATCAACTCGTTCTGCAAACCTACCAGGTCGAGATCCGACCGGTCGGTATCTTCACCGTCCGTACGGTCGTTCCAACGGAAGCGCATCATATATTCGCCTGCCACTACGATATTGAGATCAGCACTCTTGGCACGTACAGCAGCTTCAGCCACTTTCTTCGGATCCATGTTGCGAGGGTCCCAACCTTGGTCTACAAAATCAAACTGAGTATCGGGAGCAATCATCTTCAGACCTTCCAGGATGGTAGTTACGTTTTCATCTTTCTCAGGAGCACTCCAGTCACCCAAGATATTCTGGTCGTCGGCATTGATACCGGTCACCAGGATCTTCTTATATCTGGAAGCGTCCAGAGGAAGTACACCGTCATTCTTCAATAATACAATGCCATTGCGGGCAGACTCAAGAGCCGTTGCACGATGTTCATCACAAAGGCGCACTTTCATGGTTTCGGCCTCATCGGCATAAGGTTGTTCGAAAAGACCGAGACGGAATTTGATATCCAGTATGCGGCGTACAGATTCGTCAATACGGGATTCGGGGATACGTCCTTCCTTCACCAACTCCACTACCATCTCATTCCAGTGGATACCATGCATATGCATGTCCATACCTCCCATAATAGACTGATAAAAAGCTTCCTTCAGATTTTCGGCAGTAGCATGCAGGTCATGAATATGTTCAATGTCCATCCAGTCGCTGACTACGAATCCGGGGAAGTTCCATTCACCACGTAGAATATCATGCATCAGCCACTCATTGCTATGACAAGGGATACCATTCAGTTCATTGTGGGCAGTCATCAGGGACATGGCTCCCGCCTTCACTCCTGCCTCAAAGGGAGGAAAGAAAACTTCACGAAGTGTACGCTCTGACAAATCAGTGGGAGAACCGTTTGTTCCGTTGATGGGTTCACTGCCACCGACAAAATGCTTGATACAAGCCAGTACATCTTCGTTGCCATTCAAATTGCCTTGATAACCTTTCACGGACTG encodes the following:
- a CDS encoding glycoside hydrolase family 3 N-terminal domain-containing protein; this translates as MKKIIATMAIGACLCSCGGSQKEVYKDSTAPVKDRVEDLLKRMTLEEKVGQMNQFVGVEHIKANSAVMTEEELKNNTANAFYPGFTEKDIEKWTEEGLIGSFLHVLTIEEANYLQSLAMKSRLQIPIIFGIDAIHGNANAPDNTVYPTNINLACSFDTLMAYKIARQTAKEMRAMNMHWTFNPNVEVARDARWGRVGETYGEDPYLVTLLGVQSVKGYQGNLNGNEDVLACIKHFVGGSEPINGTNGSPTDLSERTLREVFFPPFEAGVKAGAMSLMTAHNELNGIPCHSNEWLMHDILRGEWNFPGFVVSDWMDIEHIHDLHATAENLKEAFYQSIMGGMDMHMHGIHWNEMVVELVKEGRIPESRIDESVRRILDIKFRLGLFEQPYADEAETMKVRLCDEHRATALESARNGIVLLKNDGVLPLDASRYKKILVTGINADDQNILGDWSAPEKDENVTTILEGLKMIAPDTQFDFVDQGWDPRNMDPKKVAEAAVRAKSADLNIVVAGEYMMRFRWNDRTDGEDTDRSDLDLVGLQNELIEKVAASGKPTILILVNGRPLGVQWAAENLPAIVEAWAPGMYGGQAVAEILYGKVNPSAKLAITIPHSVGQLQMIYNHKPSQYFHPYAAGKPSTPLYPFGHGLSYTTYKYDDLKLAQKEITKDGTVDVSVKVTNTGDRDGVEIVQLYIRDKFSSVTRPVKELKDFARVSLKAGESQVVNFKITPDKLAFYDKKMKKIVEPGEFIVMVGASSDDKDLLKDSFFVK